From one Lolium rigidum isolate FL_2022 chromosome 4, APGP_CSIRO_Lrig_0.1, whole genome shotgun sequence genomic stretch:
- the LOC124648836 gene encoding B3 domain-containing protein Os06g0194400-like, giving the protein MVHLVCRIGSLRMQHMTASRVFCSIIKENVTLPVCNESGKGPKEQPKQQRKSKVRKMDEANSYEEQRRRQIEQNKRKLDELRVHKLSAAVRQAAAKPMPTKLRMPWNPRLDAPTRWSGRIASLPEQPDYRVKKANGDVKTESPDPVPVYATNEERAYAFTKAELLNSQLGSDHPTFIKPMSHGSAKKSRHLNIPGHFRQYLPVHDEMMVLVDEANNEFDVLYRISHTHHMRLNGWRTYSAYHELADGDCLVFQQIERRKFKVYIARASSYNKNDH; this is encoded by the exons ATGGTACACCTGGTTTGTAGAATTGGTTCTCTTCGCATGCAGCATATGACTGCATCA AGGGTGTTCTGCTCCATTATAAAAGAAAATGTTACCTTGCCTGTATGTAACGAGTCAGGGAAAGGC CCCAAAGAACAACCAAAGCAGCAGAGGAAAAGTAAGGTGAGGAAAATGGATGAGGCGAACTCGTACGAGGAGCAGCGCAGGAGGCAGATTGAGCAGAACAAGCGCAAGCTGGATGAGCTGCGGGTGCACAAGCTCTCCGCCGCCGTCCGCCAGGCCGCCGCCAAGCCCATGCCG ACCAAGCTGCGGATGCCTTGGAATCCGAGGCTGGACGCCCCGACCCGATGGTCCGGCCGCATCGccagcctccccgagcagcccgACTACCGCGTCAAGAAGGCGAATGGCGATGTAAAGACCGAATCACCTGATCCAGTTCCAGTGTACGCGACCAACGAAGAGAGAGCCTATGCATTCACCAAGGCCGAACTGCTCAACAGCCAGCTGGGCTCCGACCACCCAACCTTCATCAAGCCTATGTCCCACGGTTCCGCCAAAAAATCGAGGCATCTG AATATCCCAGGGCACTTCAGGCAGTATCTCCCCGTGCATGATGAGATGATGGTTCTGGTGGATGAGGCGAATAACGAGTTTGACGTGCTCTACCGTATCAGCCACACTCATCATATGCGTCTTAACGGGTGGAGAACGTATTCTGCTTACCATGAGCTGGCTGATGGTGACTGCTTGGTGTTCCAGCAGATAGAGAGGAGAAAATTCAAG GTTTATATAGCTAGAGCGAGTTCTTACAACAAAAATGACCACTGA